In one Leptospira yasudae genomic region, the following are encoded:
- a CDS encoding carboxyl transferase domain-containing protein: protein MEIIESKIRTSSSEYKENFEDLKQKVESLRGLIRKIEMGGGAKAIERHKGRGKFTARERIASLIDPGTSFLEFSPLAAEGVYPDSVPSAGILTGIGRICGVDCVIVANDATVKGGTYYPLTVKKHIRAQEIALQNFLPCIYLVDSGGAFLPMQDEVFPDKDHFGKIFYNQANLSALKIPQISVVMGSCTAGGAYIPAMSDESVIVKGNGTIFLGGPPLVKAATGEIVTPEELGGALVHSTISGVTDHYAEDDAHAIEITRNIVSTLHHAGNSSLKGSISWEEPLYPSEEIYGIIQKDIRKSYDVREIIARVVDGSRFQEFKKYYGTTLVTGFAKIYGKMVGIIANNGVLFSESALKASHFIELCNQRGIPLLFLQNITGFMVGKKYENSGIAKDGAKMVNAVSTSIVPKYSVVIGGSYGAGNYGMCGRAFNPRFLWMWPNSRISVMGGEQAANVLLTVKMEQLEKEGKKLSDEEQFAFRKPILDDYESRSSCIYSSARLWDDGVIDPARTRDILGIALYADHSKKPEYPRYGIFRM, encoded by the coding sequence ATGGAAATCATAGAATCCAAAATACGTACGTCCTCATCGGAGTATAAAGAGAATTTTGAAGATCTAAAACAAAAGGTGGAATCCTTACGCGGCTTAATTCGAAAGATCGAAATGGGCGGCGGAGCGAAAGCGATCGAACGTCATAAGGGAAGAGGCAAGTTCACCGCAAGGGAAAGAATCGCTTCTCTCATCGATCCCGGAACTTCTTTCCTGGAATTTTCTCCTTTGGCGGCGGAAGGAGTTTATCCGGACTCCGTTCCTTCGGCGGGAATTCTTACAGGAATCGGAAGAATCTGCGGAGTCGATTGTGTGATCGTTGCAAACGACGCGACCGTAAAAGGCGGAACGTATTATCCTCTTACCGTAAAAAAACATATCCGCGCGCAAGAGATCGCGCTTCAGAATTTTCTTCCCTGCATTTATCTTGTGGATTCCGGCGGTGCCTTTCTTCCGATGCAGGACGAAGTCTTTCCCGATAAGGATCATTTCGGAAAAATCTTTTATAACCAAGCGAATCTTTCCGCACTCAAAATCCCTCAGATCTCCGTCGTGATGGGAAGCTGCACCGCGGGCGGCGCTTATATTCCCGCGATGTCCGACGAATCCGTGATCGTAAAAGGAAACGGAACGATCTTTTTAGGCGGACCTCCTCTCGTAAAAGCGGCAACGGGAGAAATCGTAACGCCCGAGGAACTGGGCGGCGCCTTGGTTCACAGTACGATTTCCGGGGTGACCGATCATTACGCGGAAGACGATGCGCACGCGATCGAGATTACGAGAAACATCGTATCCACGTTGCATCACGCTGGGAATTCTTCGCTGAAAGGATCGATCAGTTGGGAAGAACCCTTGTATCCGTCCGAGGAAATCTACGGAATCATTCAGAAGGATATTCGTAAGTCCTACGACGTTCGTGAAATCATCGCGAGGGTCGTGGACGGATCGCGTTTTCAAGAATTCAAAAAATATTATGGAACCACTCTCGTAACAGGCTTCGCGAAAATTTACGGAAAGATGGTAGGAATCATCGCGAACAACGGCGTATTGTTTTCGGAAAGTGCGCTGAAAGCTTCTCACTTTATCGAGCTTTGCAATCAAAGAGGAATTCCCCTTTTGTTTCTGCAGAATATCACCGGTTTTATGGTCGGTAAAAAATATGAAAACTCCGGGATCGCAAAAGACGGAGCGAAGATGGTGAACGCGGTTTCGACTTCCATCGTGCCGAAGTATTCCGTTGTGATCGGTGGTTCTTACGGAGCGGGGAATTACGGAATGTGCGGCCGCGCTTTCAATCCGCGCTTTCTATGGATGTGGCCGAACTCCCGCATTTCGGTAATGGGAGGGGAGCAGGCGGCTAACGTACTATTGACGGTTAAGATGGAACAGCTCGAAAAAGAAGGTAAAAAACTTTCCGACGAAGAGCAGTTTGCGTTCCGTAAACCGATTTTGGATGATTATGAAAGCAGATCTTCCTGCATCTATTCTTCCGCTCGTCTTTGGGACGATGGAGTGATCGATCCAGCTCGAACAAGGGATATACTGGGTATTGCGCTGTACGCCGATCATTCTAAAAAGCCGGAATATCCTCGATATGGAATTTTTAGAATGTAG
- a CDS encoding ammonium transporter: MNWTKRLLLLLTLLLPFVLFGQEATAPAAAPAPVADKGDTAWMIVASALVFFMIPGLALFYGGLVRSKNVLSTMMHSFVAILVLTLQWTIFGYSFAFSGTNPYFGNFDLAFLNGIDENTLELTIPKYVHFLFQGMFALITPALISGAIAERVKLGGYVVFILLWSTLVYDPVAHWVWAADGWLFKMSALDFAGGTVVHLLSGIAGLAAAIVLGKRKGEGPALIAPNNLTYTLIGAGLLWFGWFGFNAGSGLAVNGIAARAFLVTLIAPAAAGVAWLVIEYVHTKKATALGAASGIVAGLVVITPASGFVGVQGAIIMGLLVSPVCYGAILLKGKLGYDDSLDAFGIHGVGGALGAILTGVFTLSLGAGVASKGDQILVQVISVVATGAYSFIVSVILVFLIDKTIGFRISEEKEIAGLDSEIHGEKGYIL, encoded by the coding sequence ATGAATTGGACCAAGAGACTACTCTTATTGCTCACTCTGCTTCTTCCATTTGTTTTATTTGGACAAGAAGCGACTGCTCCTGCGGCGGCTCCCGCTCCCGTTGCGGATAAAGGAGACACGGCTTGGATGATCGTTGCCTCGGCACTCGTGTTTTTTATGATTCCCGGACTCGCTCTTTTCTATGGCGGTCTTGTAAGATCTAAAAACGTTCTTTCGACTATGATGCACAGCTTCGTAGCGATTTTGGTTCTGACTCTTCAGTGGACCATCTTTGGATACAGCTTCGCATTTTCGGGAACCAACCCTTATTTCGGTAATTTCGATCTCGCTTTTCTCAACGGAATCGACGAGAATACTCTGGAATTGACGATTCCAAAATACGTTCACTTCCTTTTTCAAGGAATGTTCGCGCTCATTACTCCGGCTCTGATTTCCGGAGCGATCGCGGAAAGAGTGAAACTCGGCGGATATGTCGTTTTTATTCTTCTTTGGTCCACGCTGGTTTATGATCCGGTCGCACACTGGGTTTGGGCAGCTGACGGTTGGTTGTTTAAAATGAGCGCTCTTGACTTTGCCGGTGGAACCGTTGTTCACTTGCTTTCAGGGATTGCCGGTCTTGCGGCTGCAATCGTTCTTGGAAAGAGAAAGGGAGAAGGTCCTGCTTTGATCGCTCCGAACAATCTTACTTATACTTTGATCGGCGCCGGTTTACTCTGGTTCGGTTGGTTCGGTTTTAACGCGGGTTCCGGTCTTGCCGTAAACGGAATTGCTGCGAGAGCATTCTTAGTCACATTGATCGCTCCTGCTGCGGCCGGTGTTGCTTGGCTCGTGATCGAATACGTTCACACTAAAAAAGCGACCGCCCTTGGTGCAGCTTCCGGTATCGTTGCCGGTCTGGTTGTGATCACTCCTGCTTCCGGTTTTGTCGGAGTTCAAGGCGCGATCATCATGGGACTTCTTGTTAGCCCTGTTTGTTACGGTGCGATTCTTCTTAAAGGAAAACTCGGATACGATGACAGCTTGGATGCTTTCGGAATTCACGGCGTAGGTGGTGCGTTAGGCGCTATTCTTACGGGTGTGTTCACACTTTCTCTCGGTGCGGGCGTTGCGAGCAAAGGAGATCAGATTTTGGTTCAGGTAATCAGCGTTGTTGCGACTGGGGCTTATTCCTTTATCGTTTCCGTTATTCTCGTATTCCTGATCGACAAGACGATCGGATTCCGCATCTCCGAGGAGAAAGAAATCGCCGGTCTGGATTCCGAGATCCACGGTGAAAAAGGTTATATCCTTTAA
- a CDS encoding GlmU family protein: MSKIQRILIDEREVPAGLRSLTRIRSFSEIRSGILNSLQRTRELHPDAKIFYAHSNAAFQQAFLERNPKLLPYDDKDVDLVLSPESCMPWNLIDGIAKNIEADIELSRDVQKWIRKLKVKANHFHVVGKSKHLHVHPSATVYPGVVFDTTNGPIVVDKDVKITSFTFIEGPVYIGPNSHIDNARITGATSIGATCRIGGEVGTCLIGDYTNKHHEGFLGHSILGSWVNIGALATTSDLKNNYGVVKIREEHDECITGSIKFGSVVADYCKIAIGVMLNTGTVVDFGSNVVSSRIGGYVSPFTWAESGQPYILDLFLRDARKIMARRNRELTLSETELIRILYESKVKK, encoded by the coding sequence ATGTCGAAGATCCAGAGAATTCTCATCGACGAAAGAGAGGTTCCGGCTGGCTTACGATCTCTCACGAGAATTCGCTCCTTTTCCGAGATTCGAAGCGGAATTCTCAATTCTCTTCAAAGAACGCGGGAACTTCATCCCGACGCGAAGATCTTCTACGCACATTCGAACGCGGCGTTTCAACAGGCTTTTTTAGAAAGAAATCCCAAGCTTCTTCCGTACGACGACAAGGATGTGGATCTGGTTTTATCGCCTGAATCTTGTATGCCTTGGAATTTGATCGACGGTATTGCAAAGAACATCGAAGCCGACATAGAACTCAGTCGAGACGTTCAAAAATGGATTCGTAAACTCAAAGTAAAAGCGAACCACTTTCACGTGGTCGGAAAATCCAAACACCTTCACGTTCATCCTTCCGCGACCGTTTATCCGGGAGTCGTTTTCGATACGACCAACGGACCGATCGTCGTCGACAAAGACGTGAAGATCACTTCGTTCACGTTTATCGAAGGCCCCGTTTATATCGGACCGAATTCCCATATCGACAATGCGAGAATCACCGGAGCGACGAGCATCGGAGCGACTTGCAGAATCGGCGGAGAAGTCGGAACCTGTTTGATCGGTGATTATACGAACAAGCACCACGAAGGATTCTTAGGACATTCCATTCTCGGAAGTTGGGTGAATATAGGCGCGCTTGCGACCACATCCGATTTAAAAAACAACTATGGGGTTGTGAAAATCCGGGAAGAGCACGACGAATGCATCACAGGTTCCATCAAATTCGGCTCGGTCGTTGCGGACTATTGTAAGATCGCGATCGGTGTGATGTTGAATACGGGAACCGTTGTGGACTTCGGATCGAACGTGGTATCATCCAGAATCGGCGGATACGTTTCTCCGTTTACTTGGGCGGAATCGGGACAACCGTATATTCTCGATCTCTTTCTAAGGGACGCGCGGAAAATTATGGCGAGAAGAAACAGAGAACTCACGTTATCCGAAACCGAACTGATCCGCATCCTATACGAATCAAAAGTAAAAAAATAA
- a CDS encoding LA_0442/LA_0875 N-terminal domain-containing protein: MSAKSYFPFFFLFLFLPTFLSGESIILKDGTVIKGRVSAQNAYNVTVKTEDGKSQDISKVRILKIVYKDVTNEEALRIKKEEEAKLAEKEQKKKEQDDKKKAEEESAQKVKEEKQKQEMLDKQAKDADAKKKEEERLARVQQKGLSPWSVAWRSAVLPGWGQWTDERKTPAIVYSALFVSSLYLVYRENQIYKNSVRDLNHMNNPYETLIPVPSFSDPAALYLYSKPFEDQRDKVNQNYRNLQLSMIFAVLVYAANIFDAYYFHPRFAKSAASHLILDYNPMARLDSNFPSNSSSSIESFWKLGFRFHLE; this comes from the coding sequence ATGTCTGCAAAAAGTTATTTCCCTTTCTTTTTTCTGTTCTTATTTCTCCCGACCTTTCTTTCGGGAGAATCCATCATTCTTAAAGACGGAACCGTAATTAAAGGAAGGGTTTCCGCTCAGAACGCATATAACGTTACCGTTAAGACCGAAGACGGCAAAAGCCAAGATATTTCCAAAGTCCGCATTCTCAAGATCGTTTATAAAGACGTGACGAACGAAGAAGCGCTTCGCATTAAAAAGGAAGAAGAAGCGAAGTTAGCCGAGAAAGAACAAAAAAAGAAAGAGCAGGACGATAAGAAAAAGGCCGAAGAAGAGTCGGCTCAAAAGGTTAAGGAAGAAAAACAAAAGCAGGAAATGCTCGACAAACAGGCAAAAGACGCCGACGCGAAAAAGAAGGAAGAAGAGCGATTGGCTCGGGTTCAACAAAAGGGTTTGAGTCCTTGGAGCGTCGCTTGGAGATCGGCGGTTCTTCCCGGTTGGGGGCAGTGGACCGACGAAAGAAAAACTCCGGCGATCGTCTATTCCGCTCTGTTCGTAAGTTCCCTGTATCTCGTGTATCGCGAGAATCAAATTTATAAAAACTCGGTGCGGGATTTGAATCACATGAACAACCCGTACGAAACGTTGATTCCAGTTCCCTCATTTTCCGATCCGGCCGCTCTTTATCTTTACAGTAAACCGTTCGAGGATCAGCGGGATAAGGTAAATCAGAACTATCGCAATTTGCAGTTGTCCATGATTTTTGCCGTTCTTGTTTATGCGGCCAATATCTTTGACGCGTATTACTTTCATCCTCGTTTCGCAAAATCCGCTGCTTCTCATTTGATCTTGGATTATAATCCCATGGCAAGATTGGATTCTAATTTTCCCTCAAATTCTTCCTCTTCTATAGAAAGCTTCTGGAAACTTGGTTTCCGTTTCCATTTAGAATAA
- a CDS encoding P-II family nitrogen regulator yields MKLIVAIIQPHKLEEVKAELTKNEIYRLTVSDVQGYGQQKGKTEVFRGHEYQVNLLRKVRLEIAVNDEFVKPTVDAILKAAKTGDGKIGDGKIFITPLEDVIRIRTGERGSSAI; encoded by the coding sequence ATGAAATTAATCGTTGCTATCATTCAACCTCATAAATTGGAAGAGGTTAAGGCAGAATTGACCAAGAACGAAATTTACAGACTTACCGTAAGCGACGTTCAAGGTTACGGACAACAAAAAGGAAAGACCGAAGTGTTCCGCGGTCACGAATATCAAGTGAACCTTTTGAGAAAGGTTCGTCTTGAAATCGCCGTAAACGACGAGTTCGTAAAACCTACCGTTGACGCGATTCTGAAAGCGGCAAAAACCGGAGACGGAAAAATCGGAGACGGAAAGATCTTCATCACTCCTCTCGAAGATGTGATTCGAATCAGAACGGGAGAAAGAGGAAGTTCTGCGATCTAA